The Arachis ipaensis cultivar K30076 chromosome B05, Araip1.1, whole genome shotgun sequence nucleotide sequence ATAAATGTAATTATTTAATTGAGCGAATTTTCTGCTGTCTCATTATAGTGCTCCATGCGTATCATATCTGCTCCGCAAAAGAGCTCTTTACAATGACATGTCAAGGTAATTCATAGTGTAAGTTCTTGTGAGTCTTAAAATGTAGCTCTGTAGTCTGTTGCTGTAACGTGGTTTTATCTTGTTTGTTCCAGATACACATGTTGTGCTGGTTACATGCCCTGCAGTGGTCGGTGTGGAGAAAGCAGATGCCCTGAATTCTGCCTTTGTACAGAGGTAAAACTTTCTTTTACATGTTTTGCttcctttttttcaaaattatttccaAATATGCCTCCCCTTGAGTGGGTTTGGGGTTTCGCTGTGATGTCTTTACTAGGCCGATTTAGGATGGTATTAGAAATTCTGATGTTTCCACTTTCCATGCTTCTTTAAATCTATCTCCGAATTGTTGGCTTTCCCATAATCTGATTTGTAAAATGTTTTCATAGTTAAAATGTTTCGAAATCATGCCCCCTTTTATAGTTTGATAATCCCTTaagttatttgatttttttttgtggaCAAGAACTGTAGCTTAATTTAGGTGCTGAATTCACCTGTTTCCCACCTAAAGTAGGTAAAGATAAAATGACAGCCTAGGTAATTGGTACTATAGATTTTTATGATCTTGACATTGATTAGTGAATCAGTTTTGCCATGCTGTATTTGCATTTCTTTTTTAAAACTTTACAAATTAAGGGAAGTCCCCTCCATACCAGAGATCATTAAGGGAAGTCACTTTAATGGATGTCTGCGTATGTTtgtatttgtttattttatatattatttttcccTTACTCTTACTACTCGTCTGCTTTCTCAGGTTTTCCTCTGCTTTGGCAACTCGGTGGCCTCTACTCGATTTTTGCTGCAAGATGAATTTAATATTCAAACTACACAATGTGATAATTGCATTATTGTATGCCCTCTCCCTGTCTCAAACACGTGtgctcaaaattttatttattttctatgatattcttatATAAGATCATTTATTTCTTCTGTTCAGGGCTTTATGTTTTGCCTTCAGCAAATTGCATGCATATTTTCTATTGTTGCCTTAATCGTGGGAAGTGATGAAATTAATGAGGCTTCTCAGTTGCTATCTTGTTTAGCTGAATATGTGTACTGCACGTAAGGCTTCTTCATTTCTGTCATAATTTAACTGTGCACTTTAGCTGAATATGAAATTAATAAGGCATTGTACTAAatttgtttcatttcattttattttgtaggGTGTGTGCTTGCATGCAGGTGAGTTTGTAAATTCAGATAGTCTATCATTATGTTGCACAAGTGTTTACAGTTCATCACAGATAATAATGAATTTTAATTGCAGACTCAGCACAAGATTGAAATGGATAAGCGCGATGGCAAGTTTGGACCCCAACCCGCGATGGCTGTTCCCCCGGCTCAGCAGATGTCACGCATTGAGCAGCAAGTCCCTCCTTCTGTTGGTTATGCACCACAACAACCCTATGGTTATCCACAACCTGGCTACCCTGCAACGACCTATCCTCCACCTCCACAAGCATATCCTCCTGCTCCACAAGCATATCCTCCTCCTGGTTATCCTAGGTGATACGCGTACACAGTTATGGACATTATATAGAAGCTACTGTTATTATTATGTTGATTCTACCCTACAAATTGTTCATTAAACTTCTGATATGAGACAACGGTACTGTGAATTTTCGATAATTTGGCGTCATTTTTTTATTCTGGATTTCCCGTCCATTTGTGTatactttgttttgttttttattattgtaAACTCTGAGCTCGTTTACGATGTTGTGTGCTCtcaatcttttcttttttttttgttcaaggaaatttcattaaataaaagtgCATGTCCAGTCAGATTGTCAGATACAAGTTTTAACTTACAATAGAgtataaaagtttttttttactGGGTCTACGGTATTAATTATAAATCTACACCTCtaatctaattattttaataGTAAAGTGACAAATAAATCTTTAAAGATTTATACttcagacaaattaatttttaaagaaaaaaaagtatcaataaaattttttatgataGTAAATATATTTTTTCAGAGACTAATTTGTCTCACTGTCTAAAGTGTAAATCTTCATAGATTTATCACTTTTACTCTCAATTTAGAAACTATATAGTTAAGGTCAGAGCATTACCCACAGGCTGAAATTGAGTTCCCAGTTGGCCCTAGTCCAGTCTTATTGGCAGGGCGGGGGAATCTAGTAAAATTGTAATATGCTAAATACCAACACCCCCAGGCTTTTGTCGTTCACGATTTAACGTCTCGAGTGTCAAATGCATAATAAGAGAGAAACTCCGCATGTCCTTAGTAGGAATGTCTCAGTCTAATAAGTAATAACCCTCAAGAGGATGGTTTTACACTCAATTCTCCTAAACATAACTTattgtaaaaataataatttatcctGTCATTTGACGCTATGAATTAAGTATAATCTGTTGTAATAAGTATTAAGAAAAAGGAATAAGGAGGCAATAGCTAGCTTCTTGTTCCCTGGCAAGATGGTGGAGAAGTTTTTTCGGTTGCAGTTGCAGTCAGCTCTAGGTTCTATGCTTTTGTTATTCCCACCAAGTGAAGCACCAATATGAATACCATAAGCATTCCAAATATTCTACGCCATCTTTACGACTACTATTCCACTCCATACAAATGATATACAGAGGTTgccattgctttcttcaattttccCGTGACTCCAAATTTGTCGAATGTGCCATCAATAAACATCCATTTGGAATCACCAATCAATCCAAATCATAGTAAGTCCCATATTGCAAACACAGTTACCTCATTCAAACGCACCAATCTACAAATCTGACACTCCCACAATCCCCCGTTCATAATTAGTTGCATTATGTACGTTCTTAAAACTTCTTGAAAGTAACAAATAAAAACTACAAACCTGATATCCAAACTCAAAAACTCGAAGactaataagtaataaccaaATCCCGGTTGTTAAAAGATAATAATAAGACGAAAAAACATAGATATATAAGCACAGTctgatgcttttttttttttttctctttttcatttttgtttgaaATGCTGTATATATACAAGCATACACAACAAGCATGTAAACAAAAACATCTTCCTAGCTATCCTTTCCCTGAATCTAGATCCTTAGCTTTTTGATTGAcgcacaaaaacaaaaacaaaaaaaagaaagaaaaaaaaaaagaaggaaaaggtGTTTGCGATGCTCAGTGTAATTAGTGTtaggaaaaataaggaaaaaaaagaagaataagaagaagaagagctaGGAGAATTCAGGGATGGCAGAAGCATCCCAGAGCCTCTGATTGAAGCAAGGTTGCATATCGTACGGTATGAGCGGCGTCCGGCACAACGGGCACGTCCTCTGTTCGTATCCCATCCAACGGTCAAGGCATCTCCGGTGGAATATGTGCCGGCAGTTTCTGAGGCGTCGGATCTCGTCGTCCCCTTGGAACTCGTACAAGCACACCGCGCAGCTCTCCTCCGCCGGCTCCGCCACCTCCTGGAACCTGACGACCGGCAGGATTTCCCTGATGAGGAGTGCGGAGACGGACTGGAATTGGGGGTGGAGAGGGTGGTGGTTGATGGTGTCGGGTTCCAAGAAGTGTTGGAGGCCGAGGTAGTGGAAGAGAGCGGAGATGAGTTTTCTGAGGAAAGAGAGGAGGGAGAGTATTTGGAGGAACAGCTTCGGTAAGAGAAGCTCTGTGTATCCCACCGGAAATCCCATGCTTGCTATACCACCGGATCTACTGAATGAGCCCTTCACACAATAATGCTGAGAGATAGCAAGTGATTAAGCGGTTATGCTTATGGGAGGGAGGTCAGTTTAAATATAGATCAAGCTTCGGACAACTTTTATTCTTCAACCCAACATCTCAACAACTTAAATATTTGGAGGTTTANNNNNNNNNNNNNNNNNNNNNNNNNNNNNNNNNNNNNNNNNNNNNNNNNNNNNNNNNNNNNNNNNNNNNNNNNNNNNNNNNNNNNNNNNNNNNNNNNNNNNNNNNNNNNNNNNNNNNNNNNNNNNNNNNNNNNNNNNNNNNNNNNNNNNNNNNNNNNNNNNNNNNNNNNNNNNNNNNNNNNNNNNNNNNNNNNNNNNNNNNNNNNNNNNNNNNNNNNNNNNNNNNNNNNNNNNNNNNNNNNNNNNNNNNNNNNNNNNNNNNNNNNNNNNNNNNNNNNNNNNNNNNNNNNNNNNNNNNNNNNNNNNNNNNNNNNNNNNNNNNNNNNNNNNNNNNNNNNNNNNNNNNNNNNNNNNNNNNNNNNNNNNNNNNNNNNNNNNNNNNNNNNNNNNNNNNNNNNNNNNNNNNNNNNNNNNNNNNNNNNNNNNNNNNNNNNNNNNNNNNNNNNNNNNNNNNNNNNNNNNNNNNNNNNNNNNNNNNNNNNNNNNNNNNNNNNNNNNNNNNNNNNNNNNNNNNNNNNNNNNNNNNNNNNNNNNNNNNNNNNNNNNNNNNNNNNNNNNNNNNNNNNNNNNNNNNNNNNNNNNNNNNNNNNNNNNNNNNNNNNNNNNNNNNNNNNNNNNNNNNNNNNNNNNNNNNNNNNNNNNNNNNaaatattaaattttttttacttttctaaaAAATCTCTTAAAAAatcactcaattttttttttcaaattcactCAAACAAGTCTTTAATtgatttatcaattttttttctataGACTAAAtacatttagtttaatttttttccgATAgactaaatatatttaatttacaGTTATCCCCCATTCCACCAGCCAATTTAGTCTAACAATAATGATATATAGATATATTCAAAGGCAGTGTGATTTCATGCGGAATTCCCAATAATGGGCTTTCCTTTGATTTTATGAAGGcaattaataattcaaaatcCTCATGGAATATATCGGacacattttcttttctttcttaaatTTGCTTTTTTTAGAGCACCACATAATATCACTTATTAGTTCCAAAATTATCtaatatagatagatagataactATTAATGATTCCTTTATGCTATACTATACTATATATTTGCTAGCATTGACTTTGAAAAGCATTGAGAATGTGATTTATGTCGCCTATAACTGCCGTCTTATTCATGGGTTTTGGCTTTCAATAATAAATACATATTTTAATTGCCAAATCCGCCGTCTGGTATTGAGACCTATGTCTTACCGCTTCAATAGTACTTGTCTATGTTTGGTAAATGAGGTTAATTGGTTCTTTAAGCTCACAGATTGTGCCTTACATTTGGTGGATTATCAGTATtataaacaacaataataaaattaaagttgttCATAAAAAGATCTTGCTTAAtctttttatgtaattttttaaaatttttatttttaactactaatctattttttatttggtttagttttctctttggaTGTTTAGTTATTCTTATTTCCTACGTACTCAAACTATCAAAGAGGAgattctatatttttttataatggcTGAGTTATGTGCAACAATATTAGTAATAATTGTTTTATGAATCATAAAAATTCTAATATTCTTTTGACCTAATCTCTAAATTATAGATTGTAACcgttaaattataataataagatCACTTTTTATATTCGAAGATTATTCATTGAATTATCTCGTTTCAGCCACATTGATGTTCATATTTATTCGTTAGCGAATAACGTTTAATTTTATTTAACATATACAACTTATTTAATGATAgtataataaaatttattcaaTCTatatctctttatatatgtatttaaaatataataattaattattattaacaataaattagtagataatataTTAATACTTTTTCATAATGAAATGATGATAAAGTGAGTAAGCAGTGAGTAGTAGACCTCAAAAGAAGTGGTGGTACGGTGGACAGAAGCAGTCCGAGCATTGCAGCTTTCAATGAGGCCAAGAAAAAGGGCCTAAAACCTAGACCTTTGTTCATGATGACATGAGCAAAGATTTAATTCATTGGAAAACAAACATTGGAAACAACCTTGGATTCACTCTGTCTTTACCACACCGGCCACTACCGTACGCATGCATATGAAAAGTGCAAAACACATCAACCAACGCCTAAGGCTAATTAAGCGTGGACATACAAATTAACGAAACGTGCATTCACTAATCATTATAAAGAAGCTTAGTATATAGATAATAGGGTAGACTACTCCAGAATCGAGCTTTTGATTTTTCGCGTTGGAGAGAGAAACGTGTATGACAATATGGTGTGAGGAGAGAGGTGTTTTATTTGGGTATAGGATGACACAAATTGAAAGCACCGATTTGTTTGCATTGTTTTGTTTTTTAAACAAATAATcataaatcggacggtccgatttgtgatttcaaaaataaaaaaatttttaatgttaaaatcggaccgtccgatttttattttaacaaataaaaaaaataaaaaatacaaatcggACCTTCGATTTGGAGTTTTATTTTTTCTTCGAACAAATCGGACCCTtcgatttatattttatttttttcgtcaaacaaatcggaccgtccgatttaaataaaacaccatataaaaaaaaCACCTAATTTTCCAATAACAatatattacacatatatttaaccaatataaaaaaaattagcctccaGAATCAtgacatacatacatacatacgaTGATGAGTGAGTGTTTGCTGTTCCGTCTCTATTGGGGCATCATCCATTAACGTATCAGATGCTCTGATCTTCTGCCTTCACTTTTatgcttttctctttctctttctctattTTCTATATTTCCTTCTGACATTCATCGTATGCATCTCATGAGAGCTGCAGTCCTTTCAATGAATTAGCATTTAGGATCGCCGTACCATTTTTTATTTaacattattattaataaaaaattttaatctttttattttaataaatacataACAAAGACTGATTTAGGATTTGTGCTTTTTTCGGAAAAGAACAGATCAATGTGGAAGATCTAGGGAGATCAGCATGTGCAAATGGTGATTGATAATACCTATTAGCAGCTAAATAAAACTGCGTATATAGTAGTAATGAAGactaataacaacaataaatgCTAAGGTTGCATGGGGTCCATGACTCATGTCTTCCATATGCGTTAAAGCATGTTTCAAAATTGTTGAGGCACAAAAACATTGCCGATATTGATTGTGGGATTGAGTGTCACAACCAATAAAACCCGTGACCGCATTAATATCTTCGGCTAAAATACAATACCCCTTGAGAATCTTATAAAGAGTAAAACCCATAGATGATAGATCTCACACTAAATCGATAATCGAACCGATCAAATActtatttattagtttattaatttaattaataaattattggtTGAAACAATANNNNNNNNNNNNNNNACTATCATGTAATCGTAAACAAATAATTatattgtaattaataaaaatatttgttatttttatttatacatatttaattatatttatattaataattatgaataataaaaaatataattaatttaaatataagtgagtataaaattaaaataatatctaaaaaaattattgtatGTTTTTactatattaattaataattagcatTTAAAATAATAAGGAACAACATAGCTTAGTAGCAAGGAGAAcatgtgtaacgacccaactttcagtacgtcatgatcgtaccaaaagtaaggcattATTAACTTGTTTTTCTTaataactatttaatattgagcctttagttcgatatcgcgtttcaatttttaagaaaataccaaaaaaaattacgtaatgttctttctagtagaaataccctgacttaaaCAAGGTATTTTACTGGACGGGACATTACAGCATGCAGGCATAAACATAGCTTATTATTGTAGCTTACTATACAACTTTGTTAGGACACATAACCCTTGTTGAGTCATTAATACGGATGTGTTTTATCCATTCCTAAATCAATCTCAGTTTTGCCTACTCCAATAGCTAGCTACTTCAATAATCATCGTCTTTCGCTTTCTCTTTCACTCAAAATTTATGCTTTCGATCCACGCAAGCTTCTTTCTTCCTCAAAGTCTCCATTTTTATCGTTTTCATTTACTCTAATCTGAACACTACCCATTCTAGGATTTTTTCTAGATCCAAGCACAAGAACTACATAATTTTGTAGAACTCCAAATTCTGCAATAATCAAAGGTTCTACTATCGTTCTAGATGCATTTGCCCCTCCTCCTCTTCCATCGCTGCCGACCCCTTCTTACCACCGCCGGCTTAAGGTTTGGGAGGTGAGCCCTAGGTTCATGTCTCTGTCAGTTTCTTCAACGGCACCGAGGCAGCGACAACACCACCAACCGAAAGTTGATTTCTCGAATTCCTTTGATGAGAATCACAAGCATGTTAAGAATTCAGAAGTAGAAATTCTTTTACAATGGAGATATGCCAATGTCAAAGTAGTGTCTGCTATGAAGATATGCCAATGCTAAACCAAAATGCAAGTTCTTAATTGATCGAAACATGTATTAGGAAAGTTTTTTGTGAGACCACAATAGAGGATCACACTACCAATTTGGATGATTTTAAAAACAGAGCAAAGAGAGATTACTTACTTCAGTCAAGATGATGTCACCCCACTGTCAATTGTTAATCACTGCACCATCAAGTCGCTGTTGGTCCTCCGTCAAGTGCTCCTTCATGGTGATTTTTGTTAGCGCCTAGTGTGTCCTTAGGATTTTGTGTAATTGTTGCTGTGAACGAAGGAGATGATTGGAAAATCCTCTTCATATGAGGGTAGAGAAGTGAAACACGTTTTGAGAGTGGGCAAAATGCAATCGTTTTGCTTACTCAACAGGGGACTATGTGCCCTAACAAAATTGTACATCGACACGTATACAACTAACAATACAGTTAAAATTTTGTCATTACCATTTGACAGAAAATTTAACAAATAAGTTAGAATATCTAACAAAATGAGTGAATGGGGGTAGAGAtggtattttgattttttttagagTGCGAATCGTCATTTACAAAAATTGTTAGGGATTGGAGTGAGATTTCACTCTCTTATAAATTAATGATTTCATCCATCCATGAGAAGCTTTTAAAcaacaaattacaattaatttAACCATAATTTTCTTCTACGATTGAAATGGAGACTCCCTTATCATTTGTACCAAAATAGATTAGAGTAGTATCTATTCTTTCCTGTGTAATCATGTTCGTCCAGCGATAGTTACTCAGTTTTTTTTTCTGGTGGATGAAACATACTTCGAAGGATGAGGTATATGATCCGGCCGTTACAAATTCAATGCCTTAATTCGGCATTATACACCATAACTCGGTAATTTGTGTCATAACTCGGTGGTTATATGTTATAATCGGACTTAACAGACTACATCCTGGAATAAAACTGTCTGTCCAGGTATTTATTACTTATTAAACCTAATAACTGCTCATCAATTCAGATAAAGAATTAACTGACCTATCTTACTtcacctataaaggtatgatGTTTTATCCTCAATAGGAACACACTGAATTCTCAGTACTAGTTTAAGCATCGGAGTAccttttgcaggtacactcctccTTTACTCGTACTCTTGGTGATGTGACATCCTTCTGGACGAGAAGCTCGGACCATCCTAATTTATAGCTCGGCGCTGAAGGACAAAGCTCAGCATCAACTCCTATAGTAACCGAGGTTACGTACAGGTTGTTCACACAAAAACAATACCTAAACAATTAAGAACACATAATGTTAGTATGTGCAAAGGATATTCTTATGCAAGTTAATATGAGTAATTTATATTTCAGAATTCAAAAAATATGTCTCATGTGAAATTTGAGGAGTTCTTTTATAAATGATTTGTAGAATGAATGACAATGTTCTAAATAGTGAAATTATGTTTCATTATAATCGAATTATAATCGAATTATACCGATTGAATCAATAACCAATTTGGATTGTGGAAGATTCGAATCATATCTCATATATGTAACTATTCATTAATCAATTACTaattcttaaataaattttttatttatctatctAATACTATGTCGTAGTCAAAACATTATAGATAATAAATAAAGATATATGATTAATAACATTTACATTTATAAAAGAGTGTGAATGACTCTTCTAAATTAATTGatacaattaatttttttataacatcTTTTTTCATTTAATTATACCAAAAGCCAATNNNNNNNNNNNNNNNNNNNNNNNNNNNNNNNNNNNNNNNNNNNNNNNNNNNNNNNNNNNNNNNNNNNNNNNNNNNNNNNNNNNNNNNNNNNNNNNNNNNNNNNNNNNNNNNNNNNNNNNNNNNNNattatgtttatttatttaataataatataaattactTATAATATGCTATTTTTTTGTGgttgaaataaattaaataaataaaaaaacaaacaaaacaaggaattgtttaaatagagggacagtctcATTTAAGACTattcttaaactcctcccaaggtgaaagaagcttcACAtgtgaaagttgtaacttcatcgtcatctttgccatagtatctgcgactgtgtttgcatctctcataatcaaacgaaagtcaacatgccaattccaatgcatgatatctcttattttgagcaccaattgatcaataaacccaaaaccatcttgagtaacaagattaaatgcttccacacaatccgtctcacaaataac carries:
- the LOC107643083 gene encoding uncharacterized protein LOC107643083, translated to MGSQQKLEKMQLRQNYRNFWHTDLMSTIQADAPYCCFALWCAPCVSYLLRKRALYNDMSRYTCCAGYMPCSGRCGESRCPEFCLCTEVFLCFGNSVASTRFLLQDEFNIQTTQCDNCIIGFMFCLQQIACIFSIVALIVGSDEINEASQLLSCLAEYVYCTVCACMQTQHKIEMDKRDGKFGPQPAMAVPPAQQMSRIEQQVPPSVGYAPQQPYGYPQPGYPATTYPPPPQAYPPAPQAYPPPGYPR
- the LOC107643084 gene encoding probable E3 ubiquitin-protein ligase RHA1A, producing the protein MGFPVGYTELLLPKLFLQILSLLSFLRKLISALFHYLGLQHFLEPDTINHHPLHPQFQSVSALLIREILPVVRFQEVAEPAEESCAVCLYEFQGDDEIRRLRNCRHIFHRRCLDRWMGYEQRTCPLCRTPLIPYDMQPCFNQRLWDASAIPEFS